The following is a genomic window from Citrifermentans bemidjiense Bem.
GCGCAACCTCAGGGGACTCGTGGTTCACCGTCTCGACCTTCAACAGGGCGAAGTAGCGCTCCCCTTCCTTGGGAGGCCTGATCTGGCCCGCCACCGTGTCGCCGGTGTGCAGGTTAAAGCGGCGGATCTGCGACGGCGAGACGTAGATGTCGTCCGGCCCCGGCAGGTAGTTGTAGTCCGGCGCCCTCAGGAAGCCAAAACCGTCAGGGAGCGTCTCCAGAACGCCCTCGCCGAAGATCATCCCGTTCTTCTCAGTCTGGGCATTGAGAATGGCGAAGATCAGGTCCTGCTTCCTGAGACTGGAAGCCCCCTCGATGTTGAGCCCCTTGGCAATCGCAGTGAGATCGTTGATCTTCTTTTCTTTAAGTTCCTGTAGGTTCATCTGTTCTCCTGAGTTGACGCAAATATAGAGCTATCGGCAAAAGCCTTAATAGGGAATGCGGGAATGTATCACCAAGGGAGCATGACATGACGCATTGCATGCGGGGGTGTTGGCGAAGAGCTATCTGTAAAGGATCTGATTATTACCTTGGCTTAGTCTTTTGAGGTGATCGGTACCGATTGGTATGAGAAATATTTGAGGTATTAAGGTATCTGCAAAGGTCTGATTGAGGATAATGTGAATTTATACCCTTCAGCGCATAACCTTGTCAACTTTATTTTTTCCGGCATTTTGCCGCTGCTAAGAGAGTCTGAACAACCGCAATTCCGGCACAAAGTAGAGCTGCTGACAGTTGCGCCGAAGGGGTGGCGGGTCAAAATATTGTCTCACGCCTCCCGGAAAACGCCTTATTCTCCCTCTACAGGCTCCGGCAGAGTTTCTGTAGCAGAAGCCGTGCCATACTTCGCGCCGGAGCGCCTTTTTCTCCGGGCTTTCTGTCTTTTCAGCTTTTCCGCCGCCAGCTCCTTCTTGGTCAGCCCCCCTCCCGCCCCAGCTATCTTCTCCAGCAGGAGACGCCGGGCGAGGAACCGGTTCAGGGACTGGCTTCGCGACTCCATGCATTTCACCTCCACCCCGGTGGGGAGATGTTTGAGATAGACGCAGGAGGAACTCTTGTTGACGTGCTGCCCGCCCCGCCCCGAGGCGTGGACGAAACGCTCCTCGATCTGCTGCTCGCTCACCCCCAGCTCTTCCATCTTCGCCTTAAGCCAGCGGTTTTTCTCCTCGCTCACCGCGAATTCGGTCATCTCTCCCCCCCGTCAAAGGCGACATCATAGCGTCCGCGCCTCGGGAAGTCAAAGCTCGTCCACTCTTGGGCGACTCACCCCTTCGCCCTCCGTCCGGTTCGCGGCTGCTCCCGATTTCTGGCGCTGCAACGGCAAACTGATATACTCTGGCTCGGTTTTTTACTGAGGAGGACGTGTAGCTATGGCAGCAATCAGCAGGCGCCTGTTTCTCCTGGGGGGATTTTCCCTTTTCCCCTACCTCTACCTGGAAAGGTCGTCGGTGGCGGTGCGCAGGTACCGGGTGCCGGTGAGAAATCTCCCCGAGGCCCTTGCCGGGTTCACCATCCTGCACCTGACCGACCTGCACGACAAGGAGTTCGGGGAGGGGAACGAAGAGCTTCTCGAACTGCTGCGCCGCCTGCGCTTCGACCTGGTGGCGCTGACTGGGGACCTCGTGGTCGGGGGGAACCCGCTCCTCAAACCTGCGCTCGATCTCTTGGCGGGGATACGCCGCTTTTCCAACGCGCCGGTCTATTCGGTCCCCGGCAATCACGAATATACCCTCTCCCGCATAGAGGAACACAACGAGAAGCTTGCCCGGGCGGGGGTCCAGTTGCTGAGTAACAAAGCGGTGCCGCTCAAGTTCGGGAAGGCGCGGCTCTGGGTGGCGGGGGTGGACGACCCGGTGACCCGCAGGGCCCGGCTGGACCAGGCACTTGCTGAAGCCGACGCGCGGTCGCCTCGGGTTTTGCTCTCCCACGCGCCGCACCCCTTCCCTGAGGCGGCGCTCCAGGGAGTCGACCTTATGCTCGCCGGGCATACCCACGGAGGGCAGATCCGCCTCCCGCTTATCGGCGCCGCCTACGTCCCGGACATGGGGCTCTTTCCCGAATGGGACTACGGCCTTTACAGCTCGGGGACTACCTCCCTCATCGTCAATGGGGGGCTCGGAGAAAGCTGGCTTCCGCTACGCGTCAACATCAGGCCGGAAGTGGTGCTGGCGACCCTCACGCCGCTTCGGGAAGCAGGGCCGGGGGCAAACTACGGGGTCGCCTGACCTCCCTGCGCCGGGAGGACCACCTCGGCCATAAGCTCCGCCATGCGCCCTGCCGGAAGCCTCGCGTTGTTGAAGACCAGATGGTACAGGGTCGGCTCCGCAATGTCGCGACCAAGGAAGTCCTTCAGGAAGGCGTCGCGCTGACCCTGCCGTTCCCGAACCAGGTCCTGCGCCTTTTCGGCCGAGATATTCATCCGGTCCGCCACCGACTTCACCTTGTAGCTCATCGGGGCGACGATCCGGAAGTGGTAGCAGTTGCCCACCCCCTGGGTGAGAATGGCGGCCCCCCTTCCCACCAGTATCACGTTTCCCTCCTGGGCAAGAGCCATGATCTGCCGGGACAAAAGCCGGTAATAATCCTTGTCGCTTTTCCAGCGCGGCGAGAAGGTGGAGAGCATGTCGTCCAGGAAGCGGTTCTTGCTCCCCAGCTTCTGCAGCACCTCCTCGGAAAGGTTATGGTCCTTGGCCACCGCATCCAGTAGCGCCCGGTCCATCACCACCCAGGGCGCCCCGCTTCTATGCTCCAGCAGGCGCTGCAGCTTCTCCGCCACCGGATACCCCTCGCAGCCGAATTCCCGGGTCAAGGTCACCGTCGGCCTCTCCCTCTCGACAAAGCCGTGCTCCCTTAGGTTCCGGCGGCTCACCTCGATCAGGCCGCGCAACCTCTGTTCGATGGCGGGGATCAATACGCTTTTGGCCATGGCACCCTCCTTGACAGGTTAAATAGCTGTGACCGCTACGCTAATTAGGCCGCTTTTCGCGCCCCAGTCAACCTCCGCTACCCTTTTTTCCAATGAAAAGATCAGGCGGGCGGCTGCAAGGGAACCTTTTTCCGTTATCATTCCCACCATGCCGCTTTGGTTCACGCTCACACTCCTATCCGCGTTCTTTCTGGCAAGCAGCGACGCGCTGACCAAGAAGGCGGTGCACGTCCATAACGAGTACCTGGTCACCCTGGCCCGGATCCTCCCCACCTTGCCGCTGTTCCTCATCCCGCTCCCCTTTCTGGAGATCCCGCATCTGACGCGGGAATTCTGGCTCTGCATACTCACCGGGCTCCCCCTGGAGGCGGTGGCCATCTTCCTGTACACCAAGGCCTTGAAGCTCTCACCGCTCTCGCTCACCCTTCCGCTTTTGTCGCTTACGCCGCTTTTGTTGCTGGTGGTCCCCTTCCTGCTCCTCGGGGAGCGCATCTCCCCGGCCGGGAGCGCCGGCGTCCTGCTCATAGCGCTCGGGGGGTACCTGCTCAAGGCCAGGCGCGGACAGGACGGGGTCCTGGCTCCGCTCAAGGCGCTGGCGAAGGAAAAGGGGGCGCTATGCATGCTGGGAGTCGCCACCATCTACAGCTTCACCTCCACCCTCGGCAAGCGCGCCATCGACCTTTCCTCCCCGCTGGTCTTCGCCGCGATCTATCTGCCGCTCCTGGCGCTTTTCATCACCCCGTTCGCCCTCTACAAGGGAAGGGGAGAACTGCGGGAAATCGTCCGTAACGGCACCGTCCGCGCTTCGCTTCTCCCTGCGCTCTTCTACGCGCTGCAGGCGCTCACCCACGTCTTCGCCATCAACCTCACCAACGTCGCCTACATGATCGCCGTCAAGAGGCTGAGCCTTTTGTTCGGCGTCATCTACGGCCGCTACCTCTTCCAGGAACAAGGGGGGATCCTCGCCACCTTGATCATGCTGGCCGGGGTCTGCCTCATCGTGATCGGGGGATGAGACATCCATCTTCGTCCTGAAGTTGCGCCTCACGGGGCCGACCGTCGACTAATTGACACCGGCAAGCAAATGCATATTCAAATTATTGACCATAGCGCCGGTGGAGCAATTTCGACCAGCCTCCACAGTGGAAGCCACCACCCCGCGAGCCCTTCTGCCGCGCGCAACCGCCGGCAGCCGCCCCCGGCCGCCAGCCGGCCGCGGCCCTCCCCTCTCCGACAGCTCCACCACTGGCATAGCAGTTGCTTTCCGACTAAGGATTGCACGCGCGTCTCCCCAACTGGCGCGCAAGCTACCGGGGGTCGATTCCACCATAATGGAGATATTCATGAGCCAGCTAGTAACCCGCCCCAGCGGCGCGGTCGCGGTCCTGCAAGACGGGCCGCTTCTTTCCGCCATCCTGATCACCAGCAACAGGGAATCGCACCTGAGGGAATGCCTGTGCGAACTGATGCAGCAGAGCATCTCCAACCGCATGGAGGTGATCGTGGTCGACCAGGGGTCGGAGCAGTGCGAATGGGCCGTGGTGGCCGACCTGCAGAAGATCCACCCAAACCTGATCTCCCTGAAGCTTCCGGCGGCCGCAGGCGGCAAGGGGGTCGAAATGGCGCTCAGGATCGCCTCGGGCAAGTACGCGACACTTCTGGAGGCAACCGACCGCTTGAAGCGAGACGCTTATGAGCTCTTGACGGCGGCCCTGGAGGGAAACCCCGCCGCCATGCTCGCCTACGGCGACACCTGCTTCACCGCCATCCCCCACGAGAGCTTCGCCAGCCACACAAGCTACGGCAAGGTGATCTGGCCCGACTACACCTCCCAGCAACTGGCCCAGCTCTCCGAGGTGGCCCCGCACCCGGTATGGCGCAGAGAACTGCACGACAGCGTAGGCTTCCTGCCGCAGGGGTACCCGAACCACGGGATGCGCGAGTTCATGCTCAAGGTAGTGGAGCGCTTCCGCATCCTGCACCTGGAGGAGTTCACCGGCCTCAAGCTGATCACCGCGAACCAGGCGCCGGTCCAGGCGGCCCATCCGCAGGCGCGCCCCCAACCCGCGCCGAGCGCCTATCGCGCTCCCGAGCCGGAACCAGTCATCCCCGCCCCTCCGGTCAGCTTCGAACAGCCGAGCGCGCCGGCAGCGCCGGTTTACAGCCAGAGCGCGGCGGCTGCCTCGACCCAAACCGCCGGGCAGCAGAAAACGGCGAACTCGGAACTGAAAGGGGCGGACCAGGCGTACCAGGAACTTCGTTCCGTCGTCACCGGAGAAGACCCGCAGCGGGCCGCAGCGGCGCTCCGTGAGCACCTCGCGCGCTTCCCCAAGCACGCCATGGCCCACAACGACCTGGCAGCCGTCAGCTATCAACTCGGAGAGAAAGAGCAGGCGCTCAAGCATTACCGCGAGGCGGTCTGGCTCGATCCCAAAGAGAGCGTCTACCTGAAGAACCTGGCCGACATCCTTTTCGTCGAGGCGGGAGAGGCCGACGAGGCGATAGCGATCTACCTGAAGCTCCTGGAGCAGTCGCCGCGCGACGTCGAGACCCTGCTGAACTTGGGGATCATCTGCGAGAGCGTGGGGCAGCCCGCCGAGGCGGATTCCTTCTATCAGAGAGCGCTTGAGATCGAGCCCTGGAACCAGGCCGCACGGCAGCAACTGACCGCGCTGCGCCAGAGGACGGAAGAGCCGCAGTCCGCCGCGGCGCCAGAAGAGGACGATCTTTGCGCCGAGGATCGGTACCAGAGGTCCCAGGAACTCGTCTCCCAGGGGGACCTGGACGGGGCGTTCCAGGAACTGAAGCAGATCCTCTCCTCTTACCCCGACTTCGCCCCCGCGCACAACGACCTGGCCGTCCTGGCCTACCAGCAGGGTGACAAGGAGCAGGCCCGCGCCCACTACGAGAAGGCGGCGGAACTTGCGCCCGAAAACGGCACCTTCCAAAAGAACCTGGCCGATTTCTACTTCGTCGAAGGGTACGACGTCGACGGGGCCATCGCCATCTACCTGGAACAGCTCCGCAGGGAGCCCAAGAACATCGAGACGCTGATGGGGCTCGGAAAGATCTGCACCATGCTGGACCGCCCGACAGAGGCGCAGAGCTTCTACGGCAAAGTGATCAACCTGGAGCCGTGGAACCGCGATGCCCGCGACTGCCTCAACAGTCTGAAGGAGGTGGCGAACGGCTGACGGCATCGTCACGGCCGGCTCCCCGGGGTGCTTTTTCACTAAAGTTTTCCCCCTGGGATGCCGATAAGTGACTCGGCTCAAGAGCCTTTCGCGGAGGTAGTTATGGCAACGCAGAGAACGGCATGGGACTACATGGACGACATGTTCAGCACCCTCGCCTCGCAGGACTCACAGCGGGCGCAGCTGGCCAACGGAGCCTTGAGCTCGGGCCTTGGGTACTACCAGAAGAAGGATTACGCCCGCGCCACGGGCGAGCTGAAGCGCGCCATCTCCATGGACCCCACCAACACCCAGGCCTACAAGTTCCTGGCCAGCGCGTATCAGGCACAGGGGAAGACCGACGAGGCGATCAAGACCTACAAGAACTCGCTGGCGCTCGACCCGACCCAGGACTCCATACACACGAACCTCGGCAACATCTACCTGCAGCAGAAGAAGTACAACCTGGCCGAGAGGGAGTTCAAGGACGCCGCCAAGCTGAACCCCACCGACACCCTCGCCCCCTATACGCTCGGGCAGCTCTACGTGCAGACCGAACGCTACGGCGAGGCGGAGACCCAGTTCAAGAAGGTCTCCAGGATGGCCCCCACCGACCCTAACCCTTACTATTCCCTAGGCGCGGTCTACAACAAGGAAGGGAAATACGCCGACGCGGTGAAGCAGCTTACGCAGGCCGTGAAACTGCGCCCCAAGATGGAGGCGGCGCATTTCGAACTGGGCGTCGCCTATGCCGCCTTGGGCGACACCACCAACGCACAGAAAGAGGTCAACACCCTCACCACGCTGAACTCGACTCAAGGGGCCCTGCTCAAGCTGACCATCGCCCAGCCGCAGATGATCGCGGCCGGCGGCGAGGACGACACCTTCCTGCCGGCCAAGCAGACCCCGAGCACCAACCCCCAGCCGGGCGACAACCCATACC
Proteins encoded in this region:
- a CDS encoding peptide chain release factor family protein; amino-acid sequence: MTEFAVSEEKNRWLKAKMEELGVSEQQIEERFVHASGRGGQHVNKSSSCVYLKHLPTGVEVKCMESRSQSLNRFLARRLLLEKIAGAGGGLTKKELAAEKLKRQKARRKRRSGAKYGTASATETLPEPVEGE
- a CDS encoding metallophosphoesterase, which gives rise to MAAISRRLFLLGGFSLFPYLYLERSSVAVRRYRVPVRNLPEALAGFTILHLTDLHDKEFGEGNEELLELLRRLRFDLVALTGDLVVGGNPLLKPALDLLAGIRRFSNAPVYSVPGNHEYTLSRIEEHNEKLARAGVQLLSNKAVPLKFGKARLWVAGVDDPVTRRARLDQALAEADARSPRVLLSHAPHPFPEAALQGVDLMLAGHTHGGQIRLPLIGAAYVPDMGLFPEWDYGLYSSGTTSLIVNGGLGESWLPLRVNIRPEVVLATLTPLREAGPGANYGVA
- a CDS encoding cytidylate kinase-like family protein yields the protein MAKSVLIPAIEQRLRGLIEVSRRNLREHGFVERERPTVTLTREFGCEGYPVAEKLQRLLEHRSGAPWVVMDRALLDAVAKDHNLSEEVLQKLGSKNRFLDDMLSTFSPRWKSDKDYYRLLSRQIMALAQEGNVILVGRGAAILTQGVGNCYHFRIVAPMSYKVKSVADRMNISAEKAQDLVRERQGQRDAFLKDFLGRDIAEPTLYHLVFNNARLPAGRMAELMAEVVLPAQGGQATP
- a CDS encoding EamA family transporter, with product MTATLIRPLFAPQSTSATLFSNEKIRRAAAREPFSVIIPTMPLWFTLTLLSAFFLASSDALTKKAVHVHNEYLVTLARILPTLPLFLIPLPFLEIPHLTREFWLCILTGLPLEAVAIFLYTKALKLSPLSLTLPLLSLTPLLLLVVPFLLLGERISPAGSAGVLLIALGGYLLKARRGQDGVLAPLKALAKEKGALCMLGVATIYSFTSTLGKRAIDLSSPLVFAAIYLPLLALFITPFALYKGRGELREIVRNGTVRASLLPALFYALQALTHVFAINLTNVAYMIAVKRLSLLFGVIYGRYLFQEQGGILATLIMLAGVCLIVIGG
- a CDS encoding tetratricopeptide repeat protein, which codes for MSQLVTRPSGAVAVLQDGPLLSAILITSNRESHLRECLCELMQQSISNRMEVIVVDQGSEQCEWAVVADLQKIHPNLISLKLPAAAGGKGVEMALRIASGKYATLLEATDRLKRDAYELLTAALEGNPAAMLAYGDTCFTAIPHESFASHTSYGKVIWPDYTSQQLAQLSEVAPHPVWRRELHDSVGFLPQGYPNHGMREFMLKVVERFRILHLEEFTGLKLITANQAPVQAAHPQARPQPAPSAYRAPEPEPVIPAPPVSFEQPSAPAAPVYSQSAAAASTQTAGQQKTANSELKGADQAYQELRSVVTGEDPQRAAAALREHLARFPKHAMAHNDLAAVSYQLGEKEQALKHYREAVWLDPKESVYLKNLADILFVEAGEADEAIAIYLKLLEQSPRDVETLLNLGIICESVGQPAEADSFYQRALEIEPWNQAARQQLTALRQRTEEPQSAAAPEEDDLCAEDRYQRSQELVSQGDLDGAFQELKQILSSYPDFAPAHNDLAVLAYQQGDKEQARAHYEKAAELAPENGTFQKNLADFYFVEGYDVDGAIAIYLEQLRREPKNIETLMGLGKICTMLDRPTEAQSFYGKVINLEPWNRDARDCLNSLKEVANG
- a CDS encoding tetratricopeptide repeat protein; this translates as MATQRTAWDYMDDMFSTLASQDSQRAQLANGALSSGLGYYQKKDYARATGELKRAISMDPTNTQAYKFLASAYQAQGKTDEAIKTYKNSLALDPTQDSIHTNLGNIYLQQKKYNLAEREFKDAAKLNPTDTLAPYTLGQLYVQTERYGEAETQFKKVSRMAPTDPNPYYSLGAVYNKEGKYADAVKQLTQAVKLRPKMEAAHFELGVAYAALGDTTNAQKEVNTLTTLNSTQGALLKLTIAQPQMIAAGGEDDTFLPAKQTPSTNPQPGDNPYLLSLLDVVDLSAANSSKVLSMTFYFDSAMDAASVQDTSNWTITKATGGAAGYYNNLLPILPTEAYIPQNPLSVTYDPEKRTATVNFMLSQNDTGDATIDSAHMVFKFSGTDARGKVMDPAADEFDAAAEGPF